One Micromonospora sp. WMMD812 genomic window carries:
- a CDS encoding 3-methyladenine DNA glycosylase, with protein sequence MTAALASTTALDAAVWRARRAAHEERVDAWLTPHLARRRRGEKHPVEDFLFTYYSYRPAQLRRWHPGAGVELRDAAPAEFGRDYRAGAAGVTLDTEAVRARRAESIHWIRSLLAATAGRPAHLGCFGMHEWAMVYRQTQAEVRHNAWPLRLSPEQTARTVEENRIRCSHFDAFRFFTAPARPLNLLSPTRETQHAHEQPGCLHANMDLYKYASKLSPLTSSELVADCFELAKEIRTLDMRASPYDLSELGYPPIKVETVEGRHEYVRAQRSFAERAAPLRSRLIAECDRLLAASGG encoded by the coding sequence GTGACCGCCGCCCTCGCCTCCACCACCGCGCTCGACGCGGCGGTCTGGCGCGCCCGGCGGGCGGCGCACGAGGAACGGGTCGACGCCTGGCTCACCCCGCACCTGGCCCGGCGGCGCCGCGGCGAGAAGCATCCGGTGGAGGACTTCCTCTTCACCTACTACTCGTACCGTCCGGCCCAGCTGCGGCGCTGGCACCCCGGCGCGGGGGTCGAGCTGCGCGACGCGGCCCCGGCCGAGTTCGGCCGCGACTACCGCGCCGGCGCCGCCGGGGTCACGCTCGACACCGAGGCGGTACGCGCCCGGCGCGCCGAGTCGATCCACTGGATCCGGTCGCTGCTCGCGGCGACCGCCGGCCGGCCCGCGCACCTCGGCTGCTTCGGGATGCACGAGTGGGCGATGGTCTACCGGCAGACCCAGGCGGAGGTCCGGCACAACGCCTGGCCCCTGCGGCTCAGCCCGGAGCAGACCGCGCGGACGGTGGAGGAGAACCGGATCCGGTGCAGCCACTTCGACGCGTTCCGCTTCTTCACCGCGCCGGCCCGTCCCCTGAACCTGCTCAGCCCGACACGGGAGACCCAGCACGCGCACGAGCAGCCGGGCTGCCTGCACGCCAACATGGACCTCTATAAGTACGCAAGCAAGCTCTCACCGCTGACCTCCTCGGAACTCGTAGCCGACTGCTTCGAGCTGGCGAAGGAGATCCGGACGCTGGACATGCGCGCCTCTCCGTACGACCTCTCCGAACTGGGCTATCCGCCCATAAAGGTCGAGACCGTCGAGGGCAGGCACGAGTATGTGCGGGCCCAGCGGTCGTTCGCGGAACGGGCTGCGCCCCTGCGTTCGCGCCTGATCGCGGAATGCGACCGACTCCTCGCTGCCTCTGGCGGCTGA
- a CDS encoding IclR family transcriptional regulator translates to MSGVGVLDKAVVILAACVDGASLAELVERTKLPRATAHRLAQALEIHRMLVRDTQGRWRPGPRLGELANAAPDVLLTAAEPLLAALRDATGESAQLYLRRADERICVAAAERASGLRDTVPVGSVLPMTAGSAAQILLAWEPPEAVMPLLPRSKFTGRTLAEVRRRGWAQSVAEREAGVASVSAPIRDRTGRVIAAVSISGPIERLGRRPGERHAMAVVRAGQRLSGL, encoded by the coding sequence ATGAGCGGTGTCGGCGTTCTCGACAAGGCGGTGGTCATCCTGGCCGCCTGCGTCGACGGCGCCAGCCTGGCCGAACTCGTTGAACGCACGAAGCTGCCCCGGGCCACCGCGCACCGGTTGGCGCAGGCGCTGGAGATCCACCGGATGCTGGTCCGGGACACCCAGGGTCGCTGGCGTCCCGGGCCACGGCTGGGTGAGCTGGCCAACGCGGCGCCGGACGTCCTGCTGACCGCCGCGGAGCCGCTGCTGGCCGCGCTGCGCGACGCCACCGGCGAGAGCGCGCAGCTGTACCTGCGCCGCGCGGACGAGCGGATCTGCGTGGCCGCCGCCGAGCGGGCCAGCGGGCTGCGCGACACCGTGCCGGTGGGGTCGGTGCTGCCGATGACGGCCGGATCGGCGGCCCAGATCCTGCTCGCCTGGGAGCCGCCGGAGGCCGTGATGCCGCTGCTGCCGCGATCCAAGTTCACCGGCCGCACGCTGGCCGAGGTCCGGCGCCGCGGCTGGGCGCAGAGCGTGGCCGAGCGGGAGGCCGGTGTGGCGAGCGTCTCGGCGCCGATCCGGGACCGCACCGGGCGGGTGATCGCCGCGGTCAGCATCTCCGGCCCGATCGAGCGCCTCGGCCGCCGGCCGGGCGAACGCCACGCCATGGCCGTCGTCCGCGCCGGCCAACGCCTCTCCGGCCTCTAA
- a CDS encoding GNAT family protein gives MTVPFSVKPTLTGERVLLRPFVDADLDTFRVVLADPEVCRLTGSPPDDAPDEERLRQWYGSRNAQTDRLDLAVVDRERGACVGEVVLNLWEPHNHSCSFRILIGPGGRDRGLGVEATRLMVGYAFEQLGLHRVSLEVYAFNPRARRVYEKVGFVAEGVLRDALRDGEDWVDASVMSILAPEWAAHRGHPEDVPARGLT, from the coding sequence ATGACCGTCCCCTTCTCGGTCAAACCCACGCTGACCGGCGAGCGCGTGCTGCTGCGCCCGTTCGTCGACGCGGACCTGGACACATTCCGGGTCGTGCTGGCCGACCCCGAGGTGTGCCGGCTGACCGGCAGCCCGCCGGACGACGCGCCGGACGAGGAGCGGCTGCGGCAGTGGTATGGCAGCCGCAACGCGCAGACCGACCGTCTCGACCTGGCGGTGGTGGACCGGGAGCGCGGCGCCTGCGTCGGGGAGGTGGTGCTCAACCTGTGGGAGCCGCACAACCACAGCTGCAGCTTCCGCATCCTCATCGGGCCGGGCGGGCGCGACCGCGGCCTGGGCGTTGAGGCCACCCGGCTGATGGTCGGGTATGCCTTCGAGCAGCTCGGCCTGCACCGGGTGTCGCTGGAGGTGTACGCCTTCAACCCGCGCGCCCGGCGGGTGTACGAGAAGGTCGGGTTCGTGGCCGAGGGGGTGCTGCGGGACGCGCTGCGCGACGGCGAGGACTGGGTGGACGCCAGCGTGATGTCGATCCTGGCGCCGGAGTGGGCGGCGCACCGGGGCCACCCGGAGGACGTGCCCGCGCGGGGTCTCACCTAG
- a CDS encoding fumarylacetoacetate hydrolase family protein, protein MRIARFAHAKGMSFGVVEGESEAGPQGLTIAEIEGHPFGKITFSGARWALSDVRLLSPILPSKVVCVGRNYAEHAAEHGSEVPKEPLLFLKPSTSVIGPRDAIRLPIFSKQVEHEAELAVVIGAPGARRADRSAAEKAIFGYTCANDVTARDLQRSDGQWTRAKGFDSFCPIGPWITTGLDVRDLEVRCEVGPDPDALEVRQLGRTSDMVFDVPALVSYISHVMTLLPGDVVLTGTPAGVSPLTDGDTVTVRIEGIGELTNPVVPVA, encoded by the coding sequence GTGCGTATCGCTCGTTTCGCTCATGCCAAGGGAATGTCGTTCGGGGTCGTCGAGGGCGAGTCGGAGGCCGGGCCGCAGGGCCTGACCATCGCCGAGATCGAGGGCCACCCGTTCGGCAAGATCACTTTCAGTGGGGCCCGCTGGGCCCTCTCCGACGTCCGCCTGCTCTCGCCGATCCTGCCCAGCAAGGTGGTCTGCGTCGGCCGCAACTACGCCGAGCACGCCGCGGAGCACGGCAGCGAGGTGCCGAAGGAGCCGCTGCTCTTCCTCAAGCCGTCCACCTCGGTGATCGGGCCGCGGGATGCGATCCGACTGCCGATCTTCTCCAAGCAGGTCGAGCACGAGGCGGAGCTCGCGGTGGTGATCGGGGCGCCGGGCGCGCGCCGGGCCGACCGCTCGGCCGCCGAGAAGGCCATCTTCGGCTACACCTGCGCCAACGACGTGACCGCTCGGGACCTGCAGCGCTCCGACGGCCAGTGGACCCGGGCCAAGGGGTTCGACTCGTTCTGCCCGATCGGCCCGTGGATCACCACCGGGCTGGACGTCCGCGACCTGGAGGTCCGCTGCGAGGTGGGGCCCGACCCGGACGCCCTGGAGGTCCGCCAGCTCGGTCGCACCAGTGACATGGTCTTCGACGTGCCGGCGCTGGTGTCGTACATCTCGCACGTGATGACGCTGCTGCCCGGCGACGTGGTGCTCACCGGCACTCCGGCGGGGGTTAGCCCGCTCACCGACGGGGATACGGTCACCGTGCGGATCGAGGGGATCGGCGAGCTCACCAATCCGGTGGTGCCGGTCGCCTGA
- the leuC gene encoding 3-isopropylmalate dehydratase large subunit yields MVGVTPRPRTLAEKVWDAHVVRSAAGEPDLLYIDLHLLHEVTSPQAFDGLRLAGRPVRRPDLTIATEDHNTPTGYADPAFRQRRGDLLTIADPTSRTQIETLRRNCAEFGVRLHPLGDDNQGIVHVIGPQLGLTQPGMTIVCGDSHTATHGAFGALAFGIGTSEVEHVLATQTLPQSRPKTMAVTVTGRLGPGVTAKDLVLALIAKVGTGGGRGHVVEYRGEAIRALSMEGRMTIANMSIEWGAKAGMIAPDETTFAYLKGRPNAPQGADWDAAVAYWRTLPTDEGATFDAEVTLDAGEVTPFVTWGTNPGQGAPLSASVPDPEEFHSEPERAAARRALEYMDLRPGVALRDLPVDVVFVGSCTNGRLEDLRAAADVLRGHRVADGVRMLVVPGSAAVREAAETEGLDKVFTDAGAEWRFAGCSMCLGMNPDTLKPGERSASTSNRNFEGRQGRGGRTHLVSPPVAAATAVVGRLAAPADL; encoded by the coding sequence ATGGTGGGAGTCACTCCCCGGCCAAGGACCTTGGCCGAAAAGGTGTGGGACGCGCACGTCGTACGATCCGCCGCGGGCGAGCCGGACCTGCTCTACATCGACCTGCACCTCCTGCACGAGGTGACCAGCCCGCAGGCCTTCGACGGGCTGCGGCTCGCCGGCCGCCCGGTGCGTCGGCCGGACCTGACGATCGCGACGGAGGACCACAACACGCCGACCGGGTACGCCGATCCGGCGTTCCGGCAGCGGCGCGGCGACCTGCTCACCATCGCCGACCCCACCTCGCGCACCCAGATCGAGACGTTGCGCCGCAACTGCGCCGAGTTCGGCGTGCGGCTGCACCCGCTGGGTGACGACAACCAGGGCATCGTGCACGTCATCGGCCCGCAGCTCGGGCTGACCCAGCCCGGCATGACCATCGTCTGCGGCGACTCGCACACCGCCACCCACGGCGCGTTCGGCGCCCTCGCCTTCGGCATCGGCACCAGCGAGGTCGAGCACGTGCTCGCCACCCAGACACTGCCGCAGAGCCGACCGAAGACCATGGCCGTCACCGTCACCGGCCGGCTCGGCCCCGGCGTCACCGCCAAGGACCTGGTCCTCGCGCTGATCGCCAAGGTGGGCACCGGCGGCGGGCGCGGGCACGTCGTCGAGTACCGCGGCGAGGCGATCCGCGCCCTCTCCATGGAGGGCCGGATGACGATCGCCAACATGTCCATCGAGTGGGGCGCCAAGGCCGGCATGATCGCGCCGGACGAGACGACCTTCGCGTACCTCAAGGGGCGGCCGAACGCGCCGCAGGGCGCGGACTGGGACGCGGCGGTCGCGTACTGGCGGACGCTGCCCACCGACGAGGGCGCGACCTTCGACGCCGAGGTGACTCTCGATGCCGGCGAGGTCACCCCGTTCGTCACCTGGGGCACCAACCCGGGGCAGGGCGCGCCGCTGAGCGCGTCGGTGCCGGACCCGGAGGAGTTCCACAGCGAGCCGGAGCGCGCGGCCGCCCGCCGGGCGCTGGAGTACATGGACCTGCGCCCCGGCGTGGCGCTGCGCGACCTGCCGGTCGACGTGGTCTTCGTCGGCTCCTGCACGAACGGCCGGCTGGAGGATCTGCGTGCCGCCGCCGACGTGCTCCGGGGGCACCGGGTGGCCGACGGGGTGCGGATGCTGGTCGTGCCCGGATCGGCCGCGGTCCGTGAGGCGGCCGAGACGGAGGGGCTGGACAAGGTCTTCACCGACGCCGGCGCCGAGTGGCGCTTCGCCGGTTGTTCGATGTGCCTGGGCATGAACCCGGACACGCTCAAGCCGGGCGAGCGCTCCGCCTCCACCTCCAACCGCAACTTCGAGGGCCGTCAGGGACGGGGTGGGCGTACGCACCTGGTCTCCCCGCCGGTCGCCGCCGCGACCGCCGTGGTCGGCCGGCTCGCCGCTCCCGCCGATCTGTGA
- a CDS encoding DinB family protein, whose product MIDEFAKDYLHHELRTVREALVWKLDGLSEYDIRRPLTATGTNLLGLVKHKAYSEARYFGEVFARPFPGPIPRWNDAGAWKNEHWATEHETRAHIVGLYRSVCEHSDATINALPIDAPGHVPWWPRPDVKLFNVMVHILNGTTRHAGHADILREHLDGRTGTTAAYEEPIDAAAREAYCAKVEQAAKAAGAPLDRRGD is encoded by the coding sequence GTGATCGATGAGTTCGCCAAGGATTACCTCCACCATGAACTGCGCACAGTGCGCGAGGCGCTGGTCTGGAAACTTGACGGGCTCTCCGAATACGACATCCGCCGCCCCCTGACGGCGACGGGCACCAACCTCCTCGGGTTGGTCAAGCACAAGGCTTACTCGGAGGCCAGGTATTTCGGCGAGGTCTTCGCCCGGCCGTTCCCCGGACCGATACCGCGGTGGAACGATGCGGGCGCCTGGAAGAACGAACACTGGGCCACTGAGCACGAAACGCGCGCGCACATCGTGGGTCTCTACCGGTCCGTCTGCGAGCACTCGGATGCGACGATCAACGCCCTGCCCATCGACGCGCCTGGACACGTACCGTGGTGGCCAAGGCCAGACGTGAAGCTGTTCAACGTCATGGTCCACATTCTCAACGGCACCACCCGGCATGCCGGACACGCCGACATCCTGCGTGAACACTTGGACGGCAGGACCGGGACGACGGCCGCGTACGAGGAACCGATCGACGCCGCTGCCCGCGAAGCCTACTGCGCGAAGGTCGAACAAGCCGCCAAGGCTGCTGGCGCCCCCCTCGATCGCCGCGGTGACTGA